The following is a genomic window from Actinomadura rubteroloni.
CACGACCATGGCCGCGATGCCGGTCCTGCGCCCGCTCCATGAAGAGGCCGGGCTGGAGGCCCTGGTCGTCGCGACCTACCAGGCCGTGTCGGGCAGCGGGCTCGCGGGCGTCGAGGAACTGCACGGCCAGGCGCGGCAGGTCGTGGAGGCCGCCGCCGCGCTGACCCACGACGGCGGCGCGGTCGAGTTCCCCGACCCGAAGGTCTACGTCCGGCCGATCGCGTTCAACGTGCTGCCGATGGCCGGTTCGATCGTGGACGACGGGCTCGCCGAGACCGACGAGGAGCAGAAGCTCCGCAACGAGAGCCGCAAGATCCTGGAGATCCCGGACCTCAAGGTGTCGGGCACCTGCGTGCGCGTGCCGGTCTTCACCGGCCACTCGCTCCAGATCAACGCGCGGTTCGCGCGTCCGCTGAGCCCCGGGCGGGCGGCGGAACTGCTCGCGGACGCGCCGGGCGTCGTGCTCACCGACGTCCCGACGCCGCTGGAGGCCGCCGGGCAGGACCCGACGTACGTGGGCCGCATCCGCCGGGACGAGACGGTCGAGAACGGCCTCGCGCTGTTCGCGTCGGGCGACAACCTGCGCAAGGGCGCGGCGCTGAACGCCGTCCAGATCGCCGAACTGGTCGCCGCGGGCTGACCCGCCGGGCGCGGCGCCGCCGTCCTTCGGGGCGGCGGCTACCGGCCGCGTACGACCAGCGAGCCGAGGAGGGCCGCCGTCGCGGCGGCGACCTCCTCGACGGCCCGGTCGAACGCCTCGGCGTTGTGGGCGGCCGGGGCGCGGAACCCCGAGATCTTCCGGACGTACTGGAGCGCGGCGGCCCGGACGTCCTCGTCGGTGGCGTGCTCGGTCATCGGCGGACGGAGCGTCTTGATACTGCGGCACATGCCTCCAGTGTCACCGATGCCGCCGACAGTTCTCACGGCGCGATGCGCTCGCAGATCCAGGCCAGGGCGAGCGGGTACCGGTAGTCGATGCCGCCGTGCGCTCCCTCGAACAGCTCGAAGTGGATCCGGTCGGCGGCGACGCCCGCGTCCAGCAGCGCCCGGTGGTAGGCCGTCGCGCCGACGTCGAGGAACCATTCGTCCTTCGTGCCGCCGTCGATCCAGATCGCCCGCATGGAGCGCAGCGTCTCGGCGTGGTCCGGGACCATCCGGACGGGGTCCAGCGCCAGCCACCGCGCCCACACGTCCTCGCGGAGCACGCCGGTGCGCGGGTCGAACGGCAGGACGGGCGTGCCGTCTTCGTCCGGCGAGTAGCAGGCCGCGCAACCGAGCATCTCCAGCAGCTCGACGTCCTCGGGACGGGTGAACGCCACCCGCGACCGGAAGTCGTCCCACCAGCGCAGGATGTCGCCGTCGTATCCGCGCAGATGCCGGACGGCCTTCGGGAAGTCCGGCATCCAGGAGTACTCGAACAGCGAGTCGCCCGCGTGGGTGGCGAGGGCGCCGAACAGGTCGGGCCGCAGCATCGGCGTGATCATCGCGCCGTAGCCGCCGCTGGACTTGCCGGTGATCGCGCGGTGCTCGGGGGCGTCCAGCGTCCGGTAGTGCGCGTCCACCCACGGGACGATCTCGTCGCACAGATAGGAGTGGTACCGGCCGGTGCCGCGGCTGTCGAGGTACTGGCTGCCGCCGTAGGCCGTCCAGGCGTCCACGTAGACGAGGATCGCGGGCGGGGCCTCGGCGCGGGCGAACACCGCGTCGGCGGTCTCGGGGAACGGCTGCCGGAACGGCGTCCGGTTGCGCCACATCTGGACGTGGCCGGTGTACCCCATGATCACGTAGACGGTGGGGTGGCGGCGGCCGGGATCGTCGTCGTAGCCGGGTGGCGTGTAGACGAGCAGGGGACGCTCGGCGGGATCGCCCAGCGGGTTGTCCGCCAGCAGCGCGCTGGAGAACAGGTGCTCGTCGAGACGTCCGGCCAGGTCGGCGGACCAGGGCAGCATGGCGGCTCCTTCGCTCGTGATCATTACCGACGCTAGCCGACCGCCGACGGAGGCGCCCCGCGTGCCGGTGCGTCAAATTCGCCTCGGCCACGGAGAGTGCGGTTACTCTCACTCCTCGTGTGGAACGTTTTACCGCCGTCGCGCCTCGCGACGGCCGTCGTGCTCGTGCTGGCCGCGGGCGGGTGCGGGCTCGGCGCGCCGCAGCACCCGCCCGCGCCCCGCGACGCGCTGCCGGTCACCACGGTCGGGCCGGGCGGACGGCCGTACGCCCCGTCGCGCGGGCGCGTCCCGCTGCACGACACCTTCGAGCGCCTCGACCTCGGCACCGGCCGCCGGTGGGGGTGGCGGAGCGCGGCCTATCCCGACTGCACGACCAACCGGAAGAACTTCAAGCTCGACAGCCTGTCGCGCGCGGCCCTGTCCACGCCGTCCGGGCGCCTGGCCGTCACCGCGAGCCCCCTGCCGGGCGGACGCTGGCGGACGGGCCTGCTGAGCACCGGCGACTCGTGCGGCTCGGGCGGCGACGGCTTCGAGGTCCGCACCGGGGACGTCATCACCACCCGCGTCCGGCTCCCGACCGCCCGGTACGGGGCGTGGCCCGGGATCTGGACGTGGCGCCAGGGCGGCAACGAGGTGGACGTCTTCGAGTGGCACTCCGACCGTCCCAACACGCTGGAGTTCGCGAACCACGTGAAGGACAGCGCGTGCTTCTGCGCCAGCCCGCTGGTGCGGCGCGGCGCCTGGCTCGACATCGCGGTGCGGCTCGGCGCGCGGCGCGTGACCTGGTACCTCGGCCGCCCGCCGGGGCCGCTGCGGGCCGTCCACTCCGACCGGAAGGGCGTGGGCGCGCGGTTCCACGCCCACCTGGTCATCGGCATGTCCGTGGACGACGGCACCCTGCACTTCCGTCCCGACCGCACCGTCCCGTTCACGTTCGAGGTCGCGTCGATCACCGTCCGCCGCTCCGGCGTCAGCGGGCGGGCGGGAGCAACAGAGCCTGCCGGTCGTCGTCGGTGAGCGGGGTGAAGATCCGGGCCTCGGCGATGTGCAGGAGCGAGGCCATGTCGCCGGTCGCGTTCCACAGCCGGACGCTGCCGTCGTCGGACGAGCTGGCGATCCGGCCGCCGTCCGGGGTGAACGCCACGCTCGCGACCGGGCCGTCGTGGACGCCGAGCGTGAACACCTCCACCGCCGTCTGCGGATCCCACAGCCGCACGCCGCCGTCGTTGTAGCCGCCGGCCAGGCGGTCGCCGTTCCGCGACCAGGCCACGCACTGCGCTGAGCCCGCTGCCGCGCGCATCTCGTGCAGCAGCCGTCCGGTGGACGCCTCCCACACGCGCAGCGTCTGGTCGTCGGATCCGGACGCCAGCCGTAGCCCGTCCGGTGAGTAGGCGACGGTCCGCACGCCCGCGCGGTGCCCGCTCGCCACCGCGACGAGATCGCCGGTGGCGGCGTCCCAGATGCGGACGGTCCCGTCCTCGGACCCGCTCGCGACGCGTGTGCCGTCCGGGGAGAACGCGACCGTGTGGACAAAGCCCCGGTGCCCGCGCAGCACGCGCTGCTCGGCGCCGGTCCGCGCTTCCCACAGCCGGACGGTGAAGTCGTGCGACGCGGTGGCCACCCGGGCGGAGTCGGGCGAGAACGCCACACCCCAGACCGGACGGGCCGTCTCGGCGTCGAGCACGGTCAGCACCTCGCCGGTGAGGACGTCCCAGACGCGGGCGGTGGAGTCCATCGAACCGGTCGCGAGCAACGTGCCGTCCGGGGACCACGCGACGCCGTGCACC
Proteins encoded in this region:
- a CDS encoding aspartate-semialdehyde dehydrogenase — protein: MRIGIVGATGQVGGVMLRILAERGFPVDELRLFASARSAGRTLPFDGREVTVEDAATADFSGLDIVLFSAGKTSSKALAPKVAAAGAVVIDNSSGWRMDPGVPLVVAEVNPHAARNRPKGIIANPNCTTMAAMPVLRPLHEEAGLEALVVATYQAVSGSGLAGVEELHGQARQVVEAAAALTHDGGAVEFPDPKVYVRPIAFNVLPMAGSIVDDGLAETDEEQKLRNESRKILEIPDLKVSGTCVRVPVFTGHSLQINARFARPLSPGRAAELLADAPGVVLTDVPTPLEAAGQDPTYVGRIRRDETVENGLALFASGDNLRKGAALNAVQIAELVAAG
- a CDS encoding alpha/beta hydrolase produces the protein MLPWSADLAGRLDEHLFSSALLADNPLGDPAERPLLVYTPPGYDDDPGRRHPTVYVIMGYTGHVQMWRNRTPFRQPFPETADAVFARAEAPPAILVYVDAWTAYGGSQYLDSRGTGRYHSYLCDEIVPWVDAHYRTLDAPEHRAITGKSSGGYGAMITPMLRPDLFGALATHAGDSLFEYSWMPDFPKAVRHLRGYDGDILRWWDDFRSRVAFTRPEDVELLEMLGCAACYSPDEDGTPVLPFDPRTGVLREDVWARWLALDPVRMVPDHAETLRSMRAIWIDGGTKDEWFLDVGATAYHRALLDAGVAADRIHFELFEGAHGGIDYRYPLALAWICERIAP
- a CDS encoding DUF2277 domain-containing protein yields the protein MCRSIKTLRPPMTEHATDEDVRAAALQYVRKISGFRAPAAHNAEAFDRAVEEVAAATAALLGSLVVRGR
- a CDS encoding LamG domain-containing protein, whose protein sequence is MWNVLPPSRLATAVVLVLAAGGCGLGAPQHPPAPRDALPVTTVGPGGRPYAPSRGRVPLHDTFERLDLGTGRRWGWRSAAYPDCTTNRKNFKLDSLSRAALSTPSGRLAVTASPLPGGRWRTGLLSTGDSCGSGGDGFEVRTGDVITTRVRLPTARYGAWPGIWTWRQGGNEVDVFEWHSDRPNTLEFANHVKDSACFCASPLVRRGAWLDIAVRLGARRVTWYLGRPPGPLRAVHSDRKGVGARFHAHLVIGMSVDDGTLHFRPDRTVPFTFEVASITVRRSGVSGRAGATEPAGRRR